The Ornithinimicrobium sufpigmenti genome includes the window GGCACCGACGCTGCGGGCCCACGGCAGACCCAGGAAGACGATGCCTGGCAGGAGGACCTTCTCGATGAGGGAGAGGTTCCACCCCAGCGGCTCGCCGACGGCATAACGCGCCACCACCTCCACGACCATCACGATCGTCAGCACCGCGAGGAAGACGGAGGCGACCGTCAGGGACGCGCCGGTGATGGCCCGGTGGACGGTCGCGAAGGGACCTCTGTAGTGCGTGGTGGTCATCGCTGCGTCCCTTCGTGCTCAGCGATGGCCGACTCGTACTGGCTGAGCACCTCGCTGCCGGGTAGTCCGATGTCGTCCAGGCTCTGCGCCCACCGCTGCGGCACGGGTTCGGTCAGCTGCCCCCAGGCGCTGCCTGGTGAGAGGTCCACCTCGGTCATCGTCACGCCGTTGTCCTGCAGGAAGGTGCGGCCCTCCTCGTGCAGCGTGTTGAGGGCCTCGCACAGCGTCTGGTTGGCCTCGTCGGCCGCGGCCTGGACAGCTGACTGCTGCTCCGCGGTCAGCGCGTCCCAGGCCTCGTGCGACATCACGTACGGGATGCCGACCGAGCCGAGGTTCAGACCATCGGTGCTGTAGGCCGACACCTCGTCCAGGCGGTAGGGCACGGTGCTGAGGAAGGGCATGACGGTGCCGTCCACGGTGTTCCGGGACATCGCCTCGTAGGTGTCACCCGCCGGCATGCTGACCGCGGCCGCCCCCGTCGCGGCCATGGTGACGTCGAAGGCGCCGCCGGAGGACCGGATGATCAGGCCGGGCAGGTCCTCGGGCGTCGTCACCTGGCGACTGGCGGTGAGGATCTCGTAGTTGGGGATGATGGAGATCCACAGCGGCCGCATACCCATGGGCTCGTACTCCTCCTCGTAGAGGATCCCGCCCTCGGACAGCAGATCCATCATCGCGTTCGCGGCCACGCACGCGTCGGTGGTCATGTTGGGCAGGTCGGAGACGCTGGAGAGCGGGAACTGGTCCTCCAGGTAGGCGGCGCTGGCGGGGGCGATGGTCAGCACACCCGCACCGACGAGGGTGGCCAGATCCTGCGGGTTGCCCATCTGACCCGCCGGGAAGTAGTCCACCTGGAAGCCGGACTCCTGCGCGGCCTCGTTGAAGGTGGCGGTCCCGTACTTGCCGAAGGGGTGGGCCGGGGAGTAGCTGTCGCCGAGCCGGATGACCGGGTCCGAGGAGGAGTCGGATGCGCAGCCGGAGAACACGAGCGCCGCGAGCGCGGCGGCGGCAACGGCACTGTTGCGATGGTGGCCCATGGGCTTCATCTTCCGTTCGTAGTTACGGATGAGGATTCAAGATTATGAAAAACGTAGCGGTAGGGTCGGACCCTGTCAAGGAAGCGGCGATGGAAGGATCGACATGAGCGACACCCCCTTGCTGGTGGAGAGGGAGGGCCACGTCGAGACGTGGACCCTCAACCGACCGGAGGAGCGCAACCCGATCTCCGACCAGCCGATGATCGAAGAGCTGGTCAGCGCGGTCGAGCGGGTGAACCGGGACAGGCACGTGCGGGCCGTGATCCTCACCGGGGCCGGGCCCGCGTTCTCGGCCGGCGGCAACGTCAAGAAGATGCGCGACCGTCAGGAGATCTTCTCCGGCCTGCCGCACCAGATGCGAGACGGTTACCGCTACGGCATCCAGCAGATCCCTCTGGCGTTCTACAACTGTGAGGTGCCGCTCGTCGCCGCGGTCAACGGCCCGGCCGTGGGAGCTGGCTGCGACCTGGCCACGTTGTGCGACCTCCGGGTGGCGGCCGACACCGCCTGGTTCGCGGAGTCCTTCGTCAAGCTCGGCATCATCCCCGGCGACGGCGGCGCCTGGCTCCTCCCGCACATCATCGGGCACGCCCGGGCGACCGAGATGGCACTCACCGGAGACCGGGTCAGCGCCGAGCAGGCTCTGGACTGGGGACTCGTCAACGCGGTCGTCCCCCCCGCGGACCTCATGGCCACCGCCCGGGAGTATGCCGAGCGGGTGGCCGTCAACCCCCCTCACGCGGTGCGCATGACGAAGAAGCTCCTGCGCGAGGCCAGGCACTCGCACCTGAGCACGATCCTGGAGATGTCCGCGGCCATGCAGCCGCTGGCGCACCATGCCCCTGACCACATGGAGGCCGTGGAGGCCTTCCTGGACCGGCGCGATCCTTCGTTCTCCGGTGACTGAGCGCTGACCCGCCGCGGGTCGCACGCGACGGCGATGGCGCAGTCCGATCGAGTTGACAGCCTCCGACAGCAGTCTGACGGTGAGGTATGACCGATCCAAGCCTGGAGTTCATCGGGACGGCGACGACCATCCTCCGTCTCGGCCCGTTCACCCTGCTGACCGACCCCAACTTCCTGCACAAGGGCCAGCGCGCCTACCTGGGCAAGGGCCTCTTCTCCAAGCGGCGCACCGAGCCCTCGCTCCAGCCCGAGCAGCTGCCGGACCTGGACGGGATCCTGTTGTCCCACCTGCACGGCGACCACTTCGACCGGGTGGCGAAGAAGAAGCTGGACCGCCGGCTGCCGATCTTCACCACCGGGCACGCCCAGCGGCGACTGCACAAGTGGGGGTTCGAGCAGGCCACCGCGGTCCAGACCTGGACCTCTCAGACCCTGGAGCGCGACGACACCGGCCTGACCATCACCGCCGTCCCCGGCACCCACGCGCCCAACCTCGTCAAGCCCCTCCTGCCGCCGGTCATGGGCAGCGTGCTGGAGCTCGACACCGGCTCCGGCCGCCCCTTCCGCCTCTACATCAGCGGCGACACCCTCTACCGGCCCTGGCTGCGCGAGATCACCGACCGCCTCGGCCACCTCGACGCGGCGGTCGTCCACCTGGGCGGCACCAAGATCCTGGGCAGCATCCTGGTCACCATGGACGACAACCAGGGCGCCGACCTCGTCCAGCTCCTGCAGCCGTCCCTCACCGTGCCGATCCACTACGACGACTACACCGTCTTCCGGTCACCGCTCAGCGACTTCGAGAGGGAATGGCAGACACGGCAGATGCCTGGGCAGCTCCGTCTCGCCCATCGCGGCGACACCATCTCGCTCAAGGTCGACCTGTAGCCCATCGCGCAGCGGCGTTCTCCTCCGACGTACGGCGCCTTCACTGCTGGTGGGTATGGGCGACGTGCAGTTCTCGAACGCTGACGTGCGCCGGCAGTTCCGCGGCCCACCCGACGACGTCCGCGACGTCCTCGGGTTCGAGCACGTGCGCGCGTCTGGCCAGGTACTCACTGCGCAGTTGATCAGAGCTCGTCGAGTCCACCAGGTTGGTCCGGATCATCCCTGGCGCCACCTCCACCACGCGCACCCCCTGCGGGGCGGCTTCGAGCCGCAGCGCCGCACACAGCGAGTGGACTGCGGCCTTGCTCGCGCAGTAGGCCGCGTGATTCTCGAAGACCTGACGTGCCCCGAGCGAGGAGATCACCAGGATGGTCCCCCGCTGCCGCTGGTACATGGACGGCAGCACGAGTCTCGTCAAACCGACGACCGCGAGCAGGTTTACCTCTATGGTGGAGCGCCACTCGTCCAAGGGTTGATCAACGATGCCGCCCAGTGACATCACCCCCGCGTTGTGCACCAGCGTCTCCACCGGGCCGAAGCGCGCCGTAGCCGCCTCGAGGGCACTAGAGACCGCGTCTGTGTCCTTGATGTCCACGGCCGCGAGCTCCGCCCTCTCCAGACCAAGCGCGGCCATCGGTTCCTTGCGGCGCGACAGCAACAGGAGCGGATGTCCCGAAGCATGAAGGCGTGTGGCCACCGCCGCGCCCACCCCGGCGCTCGCGCCTGTGACGACGGCGAGGCCTCGGCTGCTTGCACTCATGCTGCTCACTCCCACTCCGTTGTCGGATCGACCGGTGAGTAGAGCCGGCGCGAGGTGTCCCTCTCGTAGGCCTTGCCGTGGGGGTAGCTGATCAACTCCAGGGGTTGACCCCACGGCGTGAGGAAGAAGCAGAACTCCGCGTTGGTCCCGGTTTCCGGCCCGGGCAGCGGGAGCGAGCCGCCCAATACTTCTACGTCCTGGGCGCGTAGGTAGGCCACCGCCTTCGCCATGTCCTCGACATACAGCGCGATGTGTGCGCTTCCCCAGTCGCTGGTCTTCGGCATGCGCCGCACCTGATCAGGCGACTCGAACTGCAGCAGCTCCAGGTTGAGGTTGCGGGTACGCAGCATGCGAATCTGCACCGTGCGCGCCCGCGGGTGACGGTCGAAGTAGACCGTCTGGCTGTCACCGTCGAGGTCCTCGTAGGGCCCGTGGGCGTAGAAGTCCTCGAAGCCGAGCAGACCTGTGAAGAACTGCACCGCCTGCTCCATGTCGGGCACGGTTAACCCGATGTGATCGATTCCCCGGCTGATCACGAGCTCGCCCCGTCCGCACGATCCGTCGAGCCGGTGCCAGCGGAGTACGCCGCTGCGTGCACCTCGTCCAGGTGGTTGACACCACCCGGCACCTCGGCGACCAGGCTGCCGCGGCGCATCACCAGGACCCGATCAGCGCACTCCGCCACCTCCTCGGTGTCGGAAGAGACATACAGCACCGCCAGGCCCTGGTCCACCAGGGTCCTGACCCGGTTCATCAGTGCGCGACGGGTGTTCGCATCCACCCCTTGGGTGGGGTCGTGAAGGACGAGGACCTTGGGTTGGTGCTCGAGCACCCTGGCGAAGATGACCTTCTGCTGGTTCCCGCCGCTGAGGGCCGCCATGGGCAGTTCCGGGTCGGCAGGGAGCACGTTGTACTCGGCGCAGACCTCACGCGCCCAGGCCTTCTCACTGCCTTCCCGCAGCAGTCCGCCGCGAAGGTGCTGCCGCCGGCTGGTCGGAGAGAGGTTCTCCCGCACCGTAGCGCTCAGCGCCATGCCCTTGCGCAGTCGGTCCGAGGGCAGGATCCCGAGACCGCTTCGCTGAGCTTCCCTGGCACCGCGCCCGGTGTAGGGCTGGGACTCCAGCCACACCTGACCGCCGGTATGAGGTGTCGCGCCGCACAGCAGGTAAGGCACGTCATCCTGTCCGGCTCCGGCGGCTCCGGTCAGGCCGACGATCTCGCCCGCACGGACAGCGAAGGACATGTCGAAGGCTGCGCCACCCGTCAAGCCCTTAACGGTGAGAACCTCGCGCGCGGAGGCTGCCGCGCCGCCGTCATCGCGGCGCTCCAGCGCGGTCGGCTTGCGGCCGCCACCGATGATGGTGAGCAGTTTCTCCTCGGTGGTCCCCGCGACATCGACGGTGTCGACGACCTGGCCGCTCACCAGAACGGTCGCCCGGTCGGCCACCTGGGTGACCTCGGACATGTGGTGGGTCACGAGCAGTACGGCGCCGCCATGTGCTGTCACCGAGCGTGCTGCGGACAGAACCTTCTCAGCGTCGGGGCCGCGCAGCGCTGCCGTGGCCTCGTCGAGGATGAGCAGGTCCACCTCGTCCACCCCGCCAGTGGCCTTCAGGGCCCGGGCGATCGCCGTGATCGCCCGATCAGCCGGGGGAAGGTCAGCCACGATGTCGTCCAGGCCGATGTCGGCGCCGAGCTGTTCAAGGACCCTGGCCGTTGCAGCGCGCTCTTGTCCCCAGTCGATCATGCCGAGCCGGCGTCGGAAACTGCCCATGCCGCAGTTCTCCACGACGGTGGCGGGCAAGCACAGGCCAAGATCCTGGTGGACGATCCCGATGCGGGGATGGGCCTCCTGCCCAGACGCCGCGTCGACTCTCCCGGAGTCCGCCCGCTGGTAGCCGCTGATGATCTTTACAAGCGTGGACTTGCCGGAACCGTTGTGGCCCAGTAGCGCATGCACCTCCCCTCTGCGCACCTCGAACGACACCTCACGCAGGGCGTGAGTCGCGCCGTAACGCTTGCTAACACCTCGGACCGCCAGAGTGGTCTGGCGGCCCCGCCCCACGGGGAGTGTGGTTGCTGTGCTCACGACCGGTTCCTCCCGCTCATCACTTCACACCCCACAGTTCGAGGTAGCCCTCGCGGTACCCGGTGCCGAAGTTGGCCTCGTTCGCGACCTCCTGGCTCGCTGTGCTCCCCGCCTCCAGGTCGGCGGTGGTGAGGTAGCGCGTCGGCAGGACGGGGTGTGCGGGCTCCATACCGAGCATTCCTCGCATGGCCTGGTCCACGGCCGCCCACGCGGCCCAGTCGTTGTTCTGAGCGATGTTCGCCACCGCGATGTCGCCTTCCAGCACGAGATCGAGGGCGGGGGCGGTGCCGTTGAACGAGGCCATCTGAACATCCCGGACGCCCGACTGCCGGATGCCGCTGGAGGCGAATATCGTCATCGCGTCGTAGATGGGCAGCACGAAGTTGACGTCCGGATCGCTCCTGACGGCCGATCCCGCCTGACCCTGCAGCTCGGTGGACCAGTTCACCAGCTCGGTGTCCGTCGTGGTGTATTCACACGCTTCGCACTGATCGAGCACTTCCGTGATGCCACCGACGATCGCGGGAGCGACCGTCAGCTCGGAGGTGTTCATGATGATCACATTGGCCTCTCCCTCCGTCTCGACGATGGCTGTCGCCCCCAGGAGCCGGCCGACGTGCTCGCTGTCCGGCGCGACGTTGGCGAACATCTGGGGATCGGACCCCTGCCCGTCAACATCGGGCACCGGCGGGCTGTTGATCACGTCCACCATCGGAATGCCGGCGTCCTTCGCCTCGCCGATCTGACCGGAGATCAGGTCGACGACGAGGCCCACGCTCAGGATGGCGTCGACCTCGTTGTTGATGGCCTGGCTGAGTCCCTGGTTGACCATGCTCGGGTTGCCTTCGCCGTCGAAGGTGGTGGTCTGCAGGCCTATCTGCTCGGCGACCTCCTGGACGCTCGCGGTGACCTCAGCGATAGCCGGGACGTTCATGTCGATCGCGACGACGGCAATCGTCGCGCCCTCGAGCTCGCTCGCGTCCAAGGCCGGCCCTGGGTCGGTGAACTCCGGCTGGCTCGAGGACTCATCGATCAACGCCTGCATGTCGGCGACCAGCTCGGAGTGATCACCTGATCCCGCGGCCTCCTGGGGCGCAGCCTCTTGGGTGCAGGAGGCAATCAGCAGGCTGGTGATCGACACCGCTGCCGCCAACGACACTGCGCGCCGCCGGGGACCGCCTCCACTGTTCAGAGCGGGGTCTGGCACTGCTGGGGTAGGGAATGTGCGGTTCATGGTCAGGTCTCCAGATGATGTGGTGTGGGGGGCAAGCAGGAGTCAGCGACGCTTGGCGAAGATCGTCGAGAAGGTGACAGCGAGGATGAGCACGGAGCCGTTGAACACGCTCGTCACCCAGTTAGAGAAGCCGAGGAGCTGGAAGCCGACCGTCCCGATAGCCAAGAGGTAGACGGCGAAGACGGTGCCCCAGACGTTGAACCGACCCGGGGTGAAGGCGGTCGCGCCGAGGAAGCCCGCGGCGTAGGCCGGTAGCAGGTACGGGCTGGCGATCCCCGGGCTAGCCGCACCGACCTGCCCGAGCATCATCACGCCGGCAAGGGCCGCCAACA containing:
- a CDS encoding MBL fold metallo-hydrolase, translating into MTDPSLEFIGTATTILRLGPFTLLTDPNFLHKGQRAYLGKGLFSKRRTEPSLQPEQLPDLDGILLSHLHGDHFDRVAKKKLDRRLPIFTTGHAQRRLHKWGFEQATAVQTWTSQTLERDDTGLTITAVPGTHAPNLVKPLLPPVMGSVLELDTGSGRPFRLYISGDTLYRPWLREITDRLGHLDAAVVHLGGTKILGSILVTMDDNQGADLVQLLQPSLTVPIHYDDYTVFRSPLSDFEREWQTRQMPGQLRLAHRGDTISLKVDL
- the dctP gene encoding TRAP transporter substrate-binding protein DctP, with the translated sequence MGHHRNSAVAAAALAALVFSGCASDSSSDPVIRLGDSYSPAHPFGKYGTATFNEAAQESGFQVDYFPAGQMGNPQDLATLVGAGVLTIAPASAAYLEDQFPLSSVSDLPNMTTDACVAANAMMDLLSEGGILYEEEYEPMGMRPLWISIIPNYEILTASRQVTTPEDLPGLIIRSSGGAFDVTMAATGAAAVSMPAGDTYEAMSRNTVDGTVMPFLSTVPYRLDEVSAYSTDGLNLGSVGIPYVMSHEAWDALTAEQQSAVQAAADEANQTLCEALNTLHEEGRTFLQDNGVTMTEVDLSPGSAWGQLTEPVPQRWAQSLDDIGLPGSEVLSQYESAIAEHEGTQR
- a CDS encoding crotonase/enoyl-CoA hydratase family protein, whose protein sequence is MSDTPLLVEREGHVETWTLNRPEERNPISDQPMIEELVSAVERVNRDRHVRAVILTGAGPAFSAGGNVKKMRDRQEIFSGLPHQMRDGYRYGIQQIPLAFYNCEVPLVAAVNGPAVGAGCDLATLCDLRVAADTAWFAESFVKLGIIPGDGGAWLLPHIIGHARATEMALTGDRVSAEQALDWGLVNAVVPPADLMATAREYAERVAVNPPHAVRMTKKLLREARHSHLSTILEMSAAMQPLAHHAPDHMEAVEAFLDRRDPSFSGD
- a CDS encoding sugar ABC transporter substrate-binding protein, which encodes MSITSLLIASCTQEAAPQEAAGSGDHSELVADMQALIDESSSQPEFTDPGPALDASELEGATIAVVAIDMNVPAIAEVTASVQEVAEQIGLQTTTFDGEGNPSMVNQGLSQAINNEVDAILSVGLVVDLISGQIGEAKDAGIPMVDVINSPPVPDVDGQGSDPQMFANVAPDSEHVGRLLGATAIVETEGEANVIIMNTSELTVAPAIVGGITEVLDQCEACEYTTTDTELVNWSTELQGQAGSAVRSDPDVNFVLPIYDAMTIFASSGIRQSGVRDVQMASFNGTAPALDLVLEGDIAVANIAQNNDWAAWAAVDQAMRGMLGMEPAHPVLPTRYLTTADLEAGSTASQEVANEANFGTGYREGYLELWGVK
- a CDS encoding SDR family oxidoreductase; translation: MSASSRGLAVVTGASAGVGAAVATRLHASGHPLLLLSRRKEPMAALGLERAELAAVDIKDTDAVSSALEAATARFGPVETLVHNAGVMSLGGIVDQPLDEWRSTIEVNLLAVVGLTRLVLPSMYQRQRGTILVISSLGARQVFENHAAYCASKAAVHSLCAALRLEAAPQGVRVVEVAPGMIRTNLVDSTSSDQLRSEYLARRAHVLEPEDVADVVGWAAELPAHVSVRELHVAHTHQQ
- a CDS encoding sugar ABC transporter ATP-binding protein; translated protein: MSFEVRRGEVHALLGHNGSGKSTLVKIISGYQRADSGRVDAASGQEAHPRIGIVHQDLGLCLPATVVENCGMGSFRRRLGMIDWGQERAATARVLEQLGADIGLDDIVADLPPADRAITAIARALKATGGVDEVDLLILDEATAALRGPDAEKVLSAARSVTAHGGAVLLVTHHMSEVTQVADRATVLVSGQVVDTVDVAGTTEEKLLTIIGGGRKPTALERRDDGGAAASAREVLTVKGLTGGAAFDMSFAVRAGEIVGLTGAAGAGQDDVPYLLCGATPHTGGQVWLESQPYTGRGAREAQRSGLGILPSDRLRKGMALSATVRENLSPTSRRQHLRGGLLREGSEKAWAREVCAEYNVLPADPELPMAALSGGNQQKVIFARVLEHQPKVLVLHDPTQGVDANTRRALMNRVRTLVDQGLAVLYVSSDTEEVAECADRVLVMRRGSLVAEVPGGVNHLDEVHAAAYSAGTGSTDRADGASS
- a CDS encoding VOC family protein codes for the protein MISRGIDHIGLTVPDMEQAVQFFTGLLGFEDFYAHGPYEDLDGDSQTVYFDRHPRARTVQIRMLRTRNLNLELLQFESPDQVRRMPKTSDWGSAHIALYVEDMAKAVAYLRAQDVEVLGGSLPLPGPETGTNAEFCFFLTPWGQPLELISYPHGKAYERDTSRRLYSPVDPTTEWE